In the Oncorhynchus nerka isolate Pitt River linkage group LG2, Oner_Uvic_2.0, whole genome shotgun sequence genome, one interval contains:
- the LOC115132539 gene encoding sentrin-specific protease 2-like isoform X2: protein MYGWVVDGLSSLFEPITGQKHSGWPGLNVGGEIDQQRQDSNARPTKRNYQSVHVSENVSQSEPVAIKRRRKDIISFVKKTVAGVAGLLRLRNPLSPASERNGRYTASQGPVGLMGIDELHTSWMSSSDWKMEKPTVGGQRERGGLGLLQGASPPLRKNTGLVLGPGNPDRGRDGDKPQRCSLQLLPSRPTQGVGVGTRPPSSDLPTPNRSHRQCLAVEEALKESDKEHYRRLLEMVSDKYSKSQPLPFTRTKLQGETFTQDGHRMAILGRTYESVTPKTGPFRANPSVYMWRDTSSAKQTRDMRGELCLSKPLSAAVDTQLASNATKQPELDLSAEVAARLNLVDRETPTHTDTLNSTEELPRFSKEMAVEVSRALSQRDPNLVLSSAFKLCITQRDLASLQEGSWLNDEVINFYLSLVMTRSSSAGQGLKVYSFSTFFFPKLHGGGHAAVKRWTKAVDLFQYDIILVPLHLGVHWSLAVINFNSRTVRSYDSMGQRHDDICSLLLLYLREEHKARKDQDLDACKWTVGSLRASEIPQQKNGSDCGVFACKYADYIAQGWPLTFRQCHMPLFRKLMIWEILNQRLLEDYTTT from the exons ATGTACGGATGGGTAGTTGACGGACTATCGTCGCTCTTCGAGCCTATAACCGGGCAAAAACATTCCGGTTGGCCTGGTTTGAACGTTGGCGGGGAGATAGACCAGCAACGGCAGGATAGCAACGCCAGGCCAACCAAAAGGAACTACCAGAG CGTTCATGTTTCAGAAAATGTTAGCCAGAGTGAACCAGTGGCGATCAAGAGACGGAGAAAAG ACATCATTAGTTTTGTGAAGAAGACTGTAGCAGGGGTGGCTGGGCTGCTGAGACTGAGGAACCCACTGTCTCCTGCCAGTGAGAGAAACGGAAGGTACACAGCAAGCCAG GGCCCCGTGGGCCTGATGGGAATAGATGAACTCCACACCTCATGGATGAGCAGCTCTGATTGGAAAATGG AGAAACCAACggtaggaggacagagggagagaggggggctggGCCTCCTCCAGGGAGCCTCTCCCCCTCTGAGGAAAAACAC TGGCTTAGTGCTGGGTCCAGGGAacccagacagagggagagatggagacaagcCCCAGAGATGCTCCCTCCAGCTCCTTCCCAGTCGGCCTACCCAGGGGGTGGGGGTTGGGACAAGACCCCCCAGCTCAGACCTGCCCACCCCAAACCGCTCTCACAGACAGTGCTTGGCAGTGGAGGAG GCTCTGAAGGAGAGTGATAAGGAACACTACAGACGGCTACTGGAGATGGTGTCCGATAAATACAGCAAGAGCCAACCGCTGCCCTTCACCCGCACCAAACTCCAGGG GGAAACATTTACACAAGATGGACATAGAATGGCCATTTTGGGAAGAACCTATGAGTCTGTGACCCCAAAGACAGGACCCTTCAGAG CCAACCCCAGTGTGTATATGTGGAGAGATACATCCTCAGCCAAACAAACCAGAGACATGAGAGGAGAGTTGTGTCTCAGTAAGCCTCTCAGCGCAGCTGTGGATACACAACTTGCCAGCAATGCAACG aAGCAGCCAGAGCTGGATCTCTCTGCAGAGGTGGCAGCAAGACTCAACCTGGTTGACAGAGAGAcgccaacacacactgacacactcaacAGCACTGAGGAGCTGCCCAGGTTCAGCAAG gagatgGCTGTGGAGGTGAGTCGTGCCCTGTCTCAGAGGGATCCTAACCTGGTCCTGAGCTCAGCCTTCAAGCTATGCATCACACAGAGAGACCTGGCTTCCCTACAGGAAGGGAGCTGGCTCAATGATGAG GTGATTAACTTCTACCTGTCCCTAGTGATGACTCGTAGCAGTAGTGCAGGGCAAGGGCTGAAGGTCTACTCCTTCAGTACATTCTTCTTCCCCAAACTACATGGAGGGGGGCACGCCGCCGTGAAGCGATGGACCAAAGCTGTGGACCTCTTCCAGTATGACATCATCCTGGTTCCGCTGCACCTGGGAGTCCACTGGTCACTAGCT GTGATAAACTTTAACTCCAGGACTGTGAGGTCCTATGACTCTATGGGACAGAGACATGACGACATCTGCAGCCTCTTACT GCTGTACCTGAGAGAGGAGCACAAGGCCAGGAAGGACCAAGATCTGGACGCGTGCAAGTGGACAGTGGGCAGCTTGAGGGCCAGC gagatcCCTCAGCAGAAGAATGGCAGTGACTGTGGCGTGTTTGCCTGTAAATATGCTGACTACATCGCCCAGGGGTGGCCTCTCACCTTCCGACAG TGTCACATGCCGCTGTTCAGGAAACTGATGATCTGGGAGATTCTCAACCAGAGGCTTCTGGAGGACTACACAACTACATAA
- the LOC115132539 gene encoding sentrin-specific protease 2-like isoform X1 produces the protein MYGWVVDGLSSLFEPITGQKHSGWPGLNVGGEIDQQRQDSNARPTKRNYQSVHVSENVSQSEPVAIKRRRKDIISFVKKTVAGVAGLLRLRNPLSPASERNGRYTASQGPVGLMGIDELHTSWMSSSDWKMEKPTVGGQRERGGLGLLQGASPPLRKNTGLVLGPGNPDRGRDGDKPQRCSLQLLPSRPTQGVGVGTRPPSSDLPTPNRSHRQCLAVEEALKESDKEHYRRLLEMVSDKYSKSQPLPFTRTKLQGETFTQDGHRMAILGRTYESVTPKTGPFRANPSVYMWRDTSSAKQTRDMRGELCLSKPLSAAVDTQLASNATQKQPELDLSAEVAARLNLVDRETPTHTDTLNSTEELPRFSKEMAVEVSRALSQRDPNLVLSSAFKLCITQRDLASLQEGSWLNDEVINFYLSLVMTRSSSAGQGLKVYSFSTFFFPKLHGGGHAAVKRWTKAVDLFQYDIILVPLHLGVHWSLAVINFNSRTVRSYDSMGQRHDDICSLLLLYLREEHKARKDQDLDACKWTVGSLRASEIPQQKNGSDCGVFACKYADYIAQGWPLTFRQCHMPLFRKLMIWEILNQRLLEDYTTT, from the exons ATGTACGGATGGGTAGTTGACGGACTATCGTCGCTCTTCGAGCCTATAACCGGGCAAAAACATTCCGGTTGGCCTGGTTTGAACGTTGGCGGGGAGATAGACCAGCAACGGCAGGATAGCAACGCCAGGCCAACCAAAAGGAACTACCAGAG CGTTCATGTTTCAGAAAATGTTAGCCAGAGTGAACCAGTGGCGATCAAGAGACGGAGAAAAG ACATCATTAGTTTTGTGAAGAAGACTGTAGCAGGGGTGGCTGGGCTGCTGAGACTGAGGAACCCACTGTCTCCTGCCAGTGAGAGAAACGGAAGGTACACAGCAAGCCAG GGCCCCGTGGGCCTGATGGGAATAGATGAACTCCACACCTCATGGATGAGCAGCTCTGATTGGAAAATGG AGAAACCAACggtaggaggacagagggagagaggggggctggGCCTCCTCCAGGGAGCCTCTCCCCCTCTGAGGAAAAACAC TGGCTTAGTGCTGGGTCCAGGGAacccagacagagggagagatggagacaagcCCCAGAGATGCTCCCTCCAGCTCCTTCCCAGTCGGCCTACCCAGGGGGTGGGGGTTGGGACAAGACCCCCCAGCTCAGACCTGCCCACCCCAAACCGCTCTCACAGACAGTGCTTGGCAGTGGAGGAG GCTCTGAAGGAGAGTGATAAGGAACACTACAGACGGCTACTGGAGATGGTGTCCGATAAATACAGCAAGAGCCAACCGCTGCCCTTCACCCGCACCAAACTCCAGGG GGAAACATTTACACAAGATGGACATAGAATGGCCATTTTGGGAAGAACCTATGAGTCTGTGACCCCAAAGACAGGACCCTTCAGAG CCAACCCCAGTGTGTATATGTGGAGAGATACATCCTCAGCCAAACAAACCAGAGACATGAGAGGAGAGTTGTGTCTCAGTAAGCCTCTCAGCGCAGCTGTGGATACACAACTTGCCAGCAATGCAACG cagaAGCAGCCAGAGCTGGATCTCTCTGCAGAGGTGGCAGCAAGACTCAACCTGGTTGACAGAGAGAcgccaacacacactgacacactcaacAGCACTGAGGAGCTGCCCAGGTTCAGCAAG gagatgGCTGTGGAGGTGAGTCGTGCCCTGTCTCAGAGGGATCCTAACCTGGTCCTGAGCTCAGCCTTCAAGCTATGCATCACACAGAGAGACCTGGCTTCCCTACAGGAAGGGAGCTGGCTCAATGATGAG GTGATTAACTTCTACCTGTCCCTAGTGATGACTCGTAGCAGTAGTGCAGGGCAAGGGCTGAAGGTCTACTCCTTCAGTACATTCTTCTTCCCCAAACTACATGGAGGGGGGCACGCCGCCGTGAAGCGATGGACCAAAGCTGTGGACCTCTTCCAGTATGACATCATCCTGGTTCCGCTGCACCTGGGAGTCCACTGGTCACTAGCT GTGATAAACTTTAACTCCAGGACTGTGAGGTCCTATGACTCTATGGGACAGAGACATGACGACATCTGCAGCCTCTTACT GCTGTACCTGAGAGAGGAGCACAAGGCCAGGAAGGACCAAGATCTGGACGCGTGCAAGTGGACAGTGGGCAGCTTGAGGGCCAGC gagatcCCTCAGCAGAAGAATGGCAGTGACTGTGGCGTGTTTGCCTGTAAATATGCTGACTACATCGCCCAGGGGTGGCCTCTCACCTTCCGACAG TGTCACATGCCGCTGTTCAGGAAACTGATGATCTGGGAGATTCTCAACCAGAGGCTTCTGGAGGACTACACAACTACATAA
- the LOC115132522 gene encoding uncharacterized protein LOC115132522 has product MSQSETCCICGVRFVRGPKGYNRRKVTTLTSPKTFQQVFDITPDDSSFLCWVCLGVLRRKTKQDGKLWTWSDFPTKVGRPRKPRDEIPSSSTTSPNQTPIITNPSSLSIEECIASKKNKRRTVRQWDGEKWTTLTSCSPESHSTTIRRPPTHIAPTTHSSTPSKQVNSSALSSQTSNQISSLFSFGERTTKRRPKAPQPTTRSTLQSPVPVDEGIRPKKKLPFSKTKQSYGFGPHAKALYYMNSHQHLKAFRSLMKTKAREAMTLFLAEVIAQESKVLMKDQRGPLRQPLTEASVSGFSWDTILAWGEEKAPMTLACLRAMFPKPNTIRTRVMMGARKTKRPRTEEEAGDVVSQRAGLILAIVLYTSMQKCNFIQASLGVEFWKQGCPLSVFKALSALGVCPSAASTRRHAERLITGFDPPQQDRTEGVEEEPGDSFCRSEDESQTLSCSEEYPSFSPTHSLNWFSDQSHSRDGSSSDRSSRPDSRSRSRSDDYQGPTQRPDSREYQNLIKEHGYHKVQKPTLSRWTKNSEDNREAKEKPVQNLKRRKMTKRKPAKSPPVVNATGAHRSDTDTSQVSKVNMEVVETSQVDNTHVELVETSQVDNTHMEPVQLSDTNKKPAHISETNVQLAQMSVMSETNMEQIKMPKRGRPRKELAQMSVMSETVMEQMKIPKRGRPRKELAQMSVMSETNMEQIIMPKRGRPRKELAQVSKTNIEHTQTPQITDTHLEPVHKLRSPRKKPVQTPQVTDTQNKPIQVTNTDIKLAETNKESVVQAKNGRPKKGFVQIPLLTDTCMEPIPVSEVNADTTLMPSNMRSRKRPRRVPQVSGTNQDLTQMPKITKMNKESCKMLQKMDTRMAPAATSKRGRTRKGPIEMSQETNLDTEAGLMPQAGEMNQQRVEGREINKEPAEPQKLTGKAKVNQRTKAPAKTPEELDQMELISKRKRGRPRKELAQVINTSKETPSMHKISKTGKEPALTREIKIIVNRMESCSAAEMPQIREMNNEPVQVSAETFEPVQRLSGKSMEGLVQMPQLSCTDMEPGKLGRTIIETTSTAERTDKEPVRRPQANETKAELAQTSQIMETIKEHIQITNTDKETASVPKRSCTDMELAKRYKMSDFQTRVIRIVDTRMRANESVSMLQVHDPNQDPEPAATPEISDTNKQAPRVIRIVVNRRIPADICSHTRKSLECLAEVAAKCAPLDVKSAEDG; this is encoded by the exons ATGTCTCAGTCAGAGACGTGTTGCATTTGTGGGGTGAGGTTTGTGAGGGGGCCCAAGGGTTACAACAGGAGGAAAGTCACCACGCTGACCAGCCCCAAGACCTTCCAGCAAGTCTTTGACATCACTCCTGATGACTCATCCTTCCTCTGCTGGGTCTGTCTTGGTGTGCTCAGAAGGAAAACCAAGCAGGATGGGAAGCTTTGGACTTGGTCAGATTTTCCAACAAAAGTTGGCAGACCTCGAAAGCCCCGTGACGAAATACCAAGCTCATCCACAACTTCACCCAATCAAACTCCAATTATAACCAACCCATCCTCTTTATCCATAGAAGAGTGCATTGCTTCTAAAAAAAACAAACGGAGGACAGTTCGTCAGTGGGACGGGGAAAAATGGACCACCTTGACTTCTTGTTCCCCAGAATCCCATTCAACAACCATCAGACGACCTCCAACGCACATAGCCCCAACCACACACTCTTCAACACCATCAAAACAAGTAAATTCCTCAGCATTATCAAGTCAAACTTCAAATCAGATCAGTTCTCTGTTCTCCTTTGGAGAGCGGACAACAAAAAGACGTCCGAAGGCTCCCCAACCTACAACACGCTCCACACTCCAGTCTCCGGTCCCCGTTGACGAAGGTATAAGGCCCAAGAAGAAGCTCCCTTTCTCCAAGACTAAGCAGAGCTATGGGTTTGGACCTCATGCCAAGGCCCTGTATTACATGAACAGCCACCAGCACCTGAAGGCCTTCAGGTCCTTGATGAAGACCAAAGCTAGAGAAGCCATGACCCTTTTCCTCGCCGAGGTCATCGCCCAGGAG AGTAAGGTATTGATGAAGGACCAACGTGGGCCGTTGCGTCAGCCGCTGACTGAGGCGAGTGTGAGTGGGTTTTCCTGGGACACGATTCTAGCTTGGGGGGAAGAAAAGGCCCCTATGACCCTGGCCTGTCTTAGAGCAATGTTCCCCAAACCCAACACCATCAGGACACGGGTTATGATGGGAGCAAGGAAAACGAAACG CCCGAGGACAGAAGAGGAGGCAGGTGATGTCGTCAGCCAGAGGGCGGGGCTTATCCTGGCCATCGTCCTCTACACCTCCATGCAGAAGTGCAACTTCATCCAGGCCTCTCTGGGGGTCGAGTTCTGGAAACAGGGCTGTCCTCTCAGCGTGTTCAAAGCCCTCAGTGCCCTGGGGGTGTGTCCCAGTGCTGCCTCCACCAGGAGACACGCAGAGAGGCTGATAACCGGCTTTGATCCACCTCAGCAGGACCGgacagagggggtggaggaggagcctGGG GACTCCTTTTGTAGATCTGAGGATGAGAGTCAGACTCTGAGTTGTTCTGAAGAGTATCCCAGTTTCTCCCCAACCCACTCTCTGAACTGGTTCTCGGACCAATCCCACTCCAGAGACGG GTCCTCGTCCGATCGGAGTTCCAGACCTGACTCCAGATCTCGCTCCAG GAGCGATGACTACCAAGGCCCTACTCAGAGGCCTGACTCCCGGGAGTACCAGAATCTGATCAAAGAACATGGTTACCACAAAGTCCAGAA ACCTACATTGAGTCGATGGACGAAGAACAGTGAGGACAACAGGGAGGCAAAGGAAAAACCTGTTCAAAATCTCAAGAGAAGGAAGATGACGAAAAGGAAACCTGCTAAATCGCCTCCAGTAGTAAACGCAACTGGCGCGCACCGGTCAGACACGGATACTTCTCAAGTAAGTAAGGTAAACATGGAAGTCGTTGAAACGTCTCAAGTAGACAACACACACGTGGAACTCGTTGAAACGTCTCAAGTAGACAACACACACATGGAACCCGTTCAACTCAGCGATACAAACAAGAAACCTGCTCATATAAGTGAGACAAATGTACAACTTGCTCAAATGTCTGTAATGAGCGAGACAAACATGGAACAAATTAAAATGCCCAAAAGAGGCAGGCCAAGGAAGGAACTTGCTCAAATGTCTGTAATGAGCGAGACAGTCATGGAACAAATGAAGATTCCTAAAAGAGGCAGGCCAAGAAAGGAACTTGCTCAAATGTCTGTAATGAGCGAGACAAACATGGAACAAATTATAATGCCCAAAAGAGGCAGGCCAAGGAAGGAACTTGCTCAAGTAAGTAAAACAAACATAGAACACACTCAAACTCCACAAATAACCGACACACACTTGGAACCTGTTCACAAGCTCAGAAGTCCAAGGAAGAAACCTGTCCAAACACCCCAGGTAACTGACACACAAAACAAACCCATTCAAGTAACCAATACAGACATTAAACTTGCTGAGACAAACAAAGAATCAGTTGTACAGGCCAAGAATGGGAGGCCAAAGAAGGGATTCGTTCAAATTCCACTATTAACCGACACTTGCATGGAACCCATTCCGGTAAGCGAGGTAAACGCGGACACCACTTTAATGCCCAGTAACATGAGATCAAGGAAGAGACCCAGACGAGTTCCCCAAGTATCCGGCACAAACCAGGACTTAACTCAAATGCCCAAAATAACCAAAATGAACAAGGAATCCTGCAAAATGCTTCAGAAAATGGACACACGCATGGCACCTGCTGCAACATCTAAAAGAGGGCGGACAAGGAAGGGACCAATTGAAATGTCTCAAGAAACCAACTTAGACACAGAAGCCGGTCTAATGCCTCAAGCTGGTGAAATGAATCAGCAACGTGTCGAAGGACGGGAAATAAATAAAGAACCCGCTGAACCCCAAAAACTCACTGGAAAGGCTAAAGTAAATCAGAGAACTAAAGCACCTGCAAAGACACCTGAAGAACTAGATCAAATGGAATTAATTTCAAAGCGAAAAAGAGGCAGGCCAAGGAAAGAACTTGCTCAAGTGATCAACACAAGCAAGGAAACCCCTTCAATGCATAAAATAAGCAAAACAGGCAAAGAACCTGCTCTTACCCGGGAAATAAAAATTATTGTCAATAGGATGGAAAGCTGTAGTGCTGCTGAAATGCCCCAAATACGTGAGATGAACAATGAACCTGTTCAAGTAAGTGCGGAAACCTTTGAACCTGTTCAAAGACTGAGTGGGAAGTCAATGGAGGGACTCGTTCAAATGCCCCAATTAAGCTGCACGGACATGGAACCTGGTAAGTTAGGCAGGACCATCATAGAAACCACTTCAACGGCAGAGAGGACTGACAAAGAACCTGTTCGAAGGCCTCAAGCAAACGAAACAAAAGCAGAACTTGCTCAAACGTCTCAGATAATGGAAACGATAAAGGAACACATTCAAATAACCAACACAGACAAGGAAACCGCTTCCGTGCCCAAAAGAAGCTGCACAGACATGGAACTTGCTAAAAGGTACAAAATGAGTGACTTTCAGACCCGGGTAATAAGAATAGTTGACACTAGGATGAGGGCAAACGAATCTGTTTCAATGCTTCAAGTACACGACCCAAACCAGGACCCTGAACCTGCTGCAACACCTGAAATAAGCGACACAAACAAACAAGCCCCGCGAGTGATCAGAATAGTTGTTAACAGGAGGATACCGGCAGACATATGTAGTCACACCCGGAAAAGCCTGGAGTGTCTGGCTGAGGTAGCAGCCAAATGTGCTCCATTAGATGTTAAATCTGCCGAAGATGGATAG
- the LOC115132515 gene encoding transformer-2 protein homolog beta-like, with product MSDNGKDFGERDSRSASRSVSPRGSGKSASRSPAHSPARSKDGSRHSRSKSHSRSRSKSRSRSHRSSRRHYSRSRSRSHRRRSRSRSRSGEYRRRRSHSHSPMSNRRRHIGNRANPDPNCCLGVFGLSLYTTERDLRDVFSKYGPLADVSIVYDQQSRRSRGFAFVYFEVREDANEAKERANGMELDGRRIRVDFSITKRPHTPTPGIYMGRPTYGGGGGSSSSGGGGGGGGGGGGSGGPSSSSSRRSSKDYDRGGDRGYDRGYDRGYDRYDDRECYRSYRRRSPSPYYSRGTYRSRSRSRSYSPRHY from the exons ATGAGCGACAACGGAAAGGATTTTGGCGAGCGG GATTCGCGGTCCGCTTCCAGGAGTGTGAGCCCAAGGGGTTCTGGGAAGTCTGCCAGCCGTTCCCCGGCCCATTCCCCAGCCCGCTCCAAAGATGGCTCCAGACACTCCAGGTCTAAGTCCCACTCCCGATCCCGCTCCAAGTCCAG GTCTCGTTCCCATAGGAGCTCCCGCAGGCATTATTCCCGCTCTCGCTCCCGTTCCCACCGCCGCCGTTCCCGTAGCCGTTCCCGAAGCGGGGAATACCGCCGTCGTCGGAGCCACAGCCACTCCCCCATGTCCAACCGCCGCAGGCACATTGGCAACCGG GCCAACCCGGACCCGAACTGCTGCCTGGGTGTGTTTGGTCTGAGCCtgtacaccacagagagagacctgAGAGACGTGTTCTCTAAGTACGGCCCCCTGGCTGACGTCAGCATCGTCTACGACCAGCAGTCACGACGCTCCCGCGGCTTCGCCTTCGTCTACTTCGAAGTCCGAGAGGACGCCAATGAG GCTAAGGAGAGAGCTAACGGAATGGAGTTGGATGGACGGAGGATCAGGGTCGATTTCTCCATCACTAAACGACCACACACTCCCACTCCTGGGATATACATGGGACGGCCCACATA TGGtggcggcggcggcagcagcagcagcggaggcggtggtggtggtggaggaggaggaggaggaagtggcgGCCCCAGCTCAAGCTCATCTCGCCGTAGCTCGAAGGATTATGACCGCGGCGGTGACCGTGGTTACGACAGAGGCTACGACCGTGGCTACGATCGCTATGACGACCGAGAGTGCTACAGGTCCTACAG aCGCAGGTCTCCGTCCCCGTACTACAGCCGAGGGACCTACCGGTCTCGCTCCCGCTCGCGGTCTTACTCCCCAC GCCACTACTga